CAAGCTAGAGGCTATGAAAGAGATGTTGTTCAAGAAGAATATCCTGGGTGTTGTTGTTGCACATGTATACGTAGTCGAGTTCCAAAAGAGGGGCCTCCCCCATGCACACTTTTTGTTGATCATGGATTCTGCCTATAAGCTTGTCGTTCCAGAGCAGTACGACCGACTCATTTCTGCCGAGCTCCCAGACAAGCAAAAGTATCCTGAACTCCACGCCTTGGTGGTGAAACATATGATGCATGGACCATGCGGTGCTCTCAACCCCAAAAATGTTTGCATGCAACAGAACGAGTGCAAGTGCAGATACCCGCGGTCGTTCAATGAAAACACGGCACAGGGCAAGGACTCATACCCTGTTTATCGTCGTCGAGATAATGGTCGGCAGGCTAAGGTCCGGGGTAAAATGTTGGACAACAGATGGGTTGTGCCGTATAACCCTTACCTTCTGCGGATGTTCAATTGCCACATCAACGTTGAGGTTTGCTCCAGCATAAAGGCCGTCAAATACCTTTACAAGTACATATACAAGGGCCATGATAGGGCTTCTTTCAGCATCGACCAGCCTGACGCTGATGGTAACATTGATGAGATCAAAAGATACGTAGACGCGAGGTGGGTTACTCCTCCAGAGGCGATGTGGAGGATATTTGGCTTCCCCTTGTGTGCCAATGACCCGCCTGTCCTACAGTTGCCTCTTCATCTCCCGAATATGCACAGGGTGGCATTCAATGAGCAAGCTCACTTGACCGACGTAGTCACCTCTGAGAAAGCTTCCAAATCCATGTTGACAGAGTATTTCAAAGCTAACCAAAACCACCCGTGGGCTAGGAATATATTGTACAAGGATTTTCCTGGAAGGTTTACATGGCAGAAGGGTAAGAAGTATTGGAAAGAGCGGGTGGAGCGTTATCAGATAGGTCGAATTGTGTCTGCCAATCCTGCCGAGGGGGAGCGATACTATCTGCGTGTGCTGCTAAACCATGTTGCTGGCAAGACATCCTATGAGGACCTGCTCACCGTGGACGGTAGGCTATGCGGGAGCTTTAGAGAGGCTGCCAAAAGGTTGGGACTCATCGAGGCAGATAACACGCTCGACGACTGTCTTACCGAGGCAGAGCAGTGGGCGATGCCATGTTCGCTCAGGAGGCTCTTCGCAAAAATTTTGGTGCACTGTGAGCCAGGCGACGTGCGTGGTTTATGGGATAGGCACTTCGAGCCTATGTCTGATGACTATCGGCGATCACACACGTGCCCGATTGAGGTGGAACAGATGGTGTTGCTTGACATTAGGGGTATGTTGCAATCCATGGGCAAAGACATAGCTGATTTCTCTCTTCCATGCATTGACGATGCATTCGACCCAAGCGAGGGAGAGGCCAGAGAAGTGATCGAGGAATCCAACGTCGATTTTGACATCAACGACACTAAATTGGCTTCGTCGCTAAACTTGGAGCAGAGGGTTGCATACGACGAGATACTAGCTTCTGTTGAACGCGGTGATGGGGGTGTGTTCTTTGTTGATGGACCGGGAGGTATAGGGAAGACCTTCCTGTACAGGGCGCTGCTCGCCAAGGTTTGAAGCGAGGGAAACATCGctatcgctaccgcgacgtcagGCGTCGCCGCTTCTATCATGCCTGGAGGCAGGACTGCCCACTCGAGGTTCAAGATCCCATTGAGCTGTGACGATGGCGCCTCATGCACCTTCACGAAACAGAGTGGTACCGCCAAGCTACTGAGGATGGCCTCATTGATACTATGGGACGAGGCCACCATGACTAAGCGACAGGCGGTCGAGGCACTTGACAACAGCATGAGCGACATCATGGGAAGACAGGACCGACCCTTTGGAGGAAAAACTGTTGTGTTTGGCGGGGACTTCAGGCAGGTGCTTCCGGTCGTCAGGAGGGGGTCCCGGGGTCACATAATCAATGCAACCCTTCGAAGTTCACACCTCTGGAAGGGTATGCACCAGCTAAGGCTCGTCACCAACATGAGGGCTCATAATGACACCTGGTTTGCGGATTACTTGCTAAGGGTAGGCAATGGCACCGAGGAAGTTGACGATCAAGGAAACATACGACTCCCTGAAGATATTTGTGTGCCGTCTAGAGGCAAGGGTGACGACCTGGAGAAGCTGATTGACCATGTGTTTCCGAGACTAGATGACAACATGTCCGATCCGAATTACATGACTTCACGCGCAATCCTCTCCACCACGAACGACAACGTCGACAAGATAAACATACGCATGGTAGAGCGTTTTCGGGGAGAAGAAGTAATCTACCATAGCTTTGACAGTGCAGAAGACGACCCATATGGCTACTACGCTCCCGACTTCCTAAATGGATTGACTCCCAACGGTCTGCCTCCGCATGCACTCAAACTGAAGCTCAACTGCCCCGTCATACTTCTGAGGAACATTGATCCGGCTAATGGTTTGTGTAACGGGACGAGGCTTGTGGTGCGAGGTTTCGAGAGGAACGCCATCGACGCAGAAATCGTGATCGGACAACACGCAGGTAGGAGGGTATTCCTTCCTCGAATACCCCTATGCCCGTCTGACAACGACATGTTTCCATTCAAGTTCAAGAGGAAGCAATTTCCTGTAAGGCTTAGCTTTGCTATGACGATTAACAAGGCTCAAGGCCAGACGATTCCGATTGTTGGCGTGTACCTACCTAATCCTGTGTTCTCTCATGGTCAACTCTATGTCGCACTGTCTCGAGCCACCGCAAAGAGAAACATAAAGATCCTCAttgagaaggagaaggagaaggagaatgCCAAGAAGCAAAGCGGTAAACCTAAGAAGCGAAAAAGACCTGCCTTGTCCTTACAAACCTCGATGAAGAACATCGTCTATAAGGAAGTCCTTACAGGCTGAAGTCCGCTCTTAAGAAGCTGGCGGGTTTTGAATAAGATAAAGGATTTACTCTTTTGCTACAGACAATTTGGTGCTCTTTCGTGTTCTTGTACAAATATTTATCTTTCGATGTTAGCAACTGATTAAGTTTATTCAACAAGTCAAATATTAATAATATTGCCTTGGATTTGTGACTTTGCAAGTTGCCAATTTTTCCTGTATGTGACATTATTTCTCCTTTTGCCGGATTGCATGTATATTATTCTTTTGTTGTTTTGTAATCAATCATCTACTACATCTAAAGTAGGCTTTGTTTTCCTACATAAGTATTGCACACTGCCTGGGTCACTCCGTTGTTGTAAAATTCACTGGAGTGTTCTACATTAGAGAAATATTTATGATGCGGCCCCAAAGCAGGCACAGTCAATGTTATTTATTTTTGTCCTGTATAGTCTCTTATTTGCCCCTTATTTGAATTTTATAATCCTGGCTTTTCAATACATATCTAAACAGACATGATGTGTTTCTAACTACTTAGTTGCAGGTTTGGCACAAGTAAACGGATGGATGCGTGTTGACATCTTCATGATCTCACAAATATTTCCAATAGTATTATTTTCCTTTCATTGTGCCATATTCTGTCAGTTGCTTTTCCTATTGCGTGTATCTTGCAGATAAATAAGAGTTTTAATGAATTGTTGGAACCTGGACAGTACCACAATTTATAACCACCTATTATTCTGCCACGAAATGTCCATTTTATAGCATATCAGGTGCGCTTCTTTCTGTTCGTGCCTTCAAAATATCAAACCAGAGGACATCTACTAATATATTTTTGTAGCTCTGTTGCTTCAGATGGTACATGAGCTATCACTGTGGTTCATCTACTAATATATTTTTGTAGCTCTGTTTGCATGTGAACATTGTATACATGGCATGTACTATGAAAGAACAGTATGTACATGTCGGTATATTTTTTTTCTATGTCACAGACATCTGATCCTATCGTTCTCCCTATATGTCGTCCAAACACATCTATATGAACCTATATGTCGTAAAAGTGCATATGTACTTCTCAGTTCTTATAGAGAATGAAAACTGGGTGGCACGCATTATCAGAGTTGTGTATAATCATTTAGGGAAATGTCAAAAAGTAAAAATCCCGTGAATTGGGAATAGAGAAATTCAAGTAGGTAGGAAGTAATGACATACCAAATGATAAAGAATAGCACCACTCCAGCTACAAAATCGCAATCGTTTGCTCAAAGCTCTGAACTCAATTCACCCTGAAAAACATAGTCATCTGAAGTCAGACTGCATGATAGTCGGATGGGACAAAATCAATTGACTGTCTAAAACCTTCCATAGGGGACATACAAATATTTTGCGGTATATAGGTTCCTACTGACAGTTCAAGAAATGCAAACATATAGCACTATTATGTTAAATAGGTCACCCTAAACCATGATATAGATTAACCATGATCATGAGCCCAAGCATAATGACTACCCGTACCAAGCAAAAAATAGGACCTTGGAGATATGTAATGTAAAGTCAAAAATAATAACTATCATGCTTTCCTTTTGTTCCCTGAATCGGTATTTTTAGAAAGCAAAATGGAAATACAAGGCACACATCGTTAAGAAAGAGATGGTCATATTCTAATATTAACTCCTGCTCATTGTGGACGGAAGGCTATGTGGTAGAGCCAGCAGCCGACCAAAGCACCTGTATTAGGAGGGGATTTGTTACCTCGATGTGTTGATAAGGCAATGGATTGGTCATGTCCCACATGATCATGCAGCGGACGTAGTCATTGACACATTGGGGAATCGGCTCGGGCTGGCCACTTCGTGGAAATCGACGGCGCGGCAGCACATAGAAATGTTCAGAAAGAAGAAAAATGTTATTATCGACAAAATGAAATGTCGGAATGAAATATATTCAGAGCTCGAATGAAATCAGCAAAGTAAATAAACCCCTTTTCTTTAGATAATCAAAAAGGTCAGAGTAATGGACCACACATGAAAATAACCAGCATAGTTAACTTCTACTATTTCATATATCCCCGACGTATATATAACAAAACAGTATAGAGAGGTCGGA
The Aegilops tauschii subsp. strangulata cultivar AL8/78 chromosome 3, Aet v6.0, whole genome shotgun sequence genome window above contains:
- the LOC141042763 gene encoding uncharacterized protein: MDAYLSCLMNDNVNPDSLFDDEYYLFAGEGSDPDDMEHDELEDSTHNTYVDHDPLDYVYSNLPDHTHILKHAANCDHCKAKKFVSEAPGFCCRSGQIQLKQPEPVPELMRLWSSMDADSRHFRDNIQFFNGHFSFTTLGVSLDESYTNMKSGVYTFRAHGTIYHNVHSFGSTSCPDHLQLYFYDDDPGLTHRKAATEQLDQDVVRKLVDILRENPYSQQFRSLGAHRDNLDDYRIDLNTDQRLDQRKYNRPLSSEVAAIWVEGTDLAKRFDRRITLCGNDNQRHNIHVTGELGWHPKLPKRDVPWPVVQQPRGRGDDDDDEDAEGNSRLCVSVRDYYCYMLQTRPGIFNPILCGARLLQQWGVDMYIKIESFRLKWYRKNQTKICADLYKGVVDAITSGETRASAVVVRIVLPGTYPGGDRDMKRRHMDAMEIVHTYGKPDIFLTMTCNPNWEEITNELFPGQTTQDRPDLVARVFHGKLEAMKEMLFKKNILGVVVAHVYVVEFQKRGLPHAHFLLIMDSAYKLVVPEQYDRLISAELPDKQKYPELHALVVKHMMHGPCGALNPKNVCMQQNECKCRYPRSFNENTAQGKDSYPVYRRRDNGRQAKVRGKMLDNRWVVPYNPYLLRMFNCHINVEVCSSIKAVKYLYKYIYKGHDRASFSIDQPDADGNIDEIKRYVDARWVTPPEAMWRIFGFPLCANDPPVLQLPLHLPNMHRVAFNEQAHLTDVVTSEKASKSMLTEYFKANQNHPWARNILYKDFPGRFTWQKGKKYWKERVERYQIGRIVSANPAEGERYYLRVLLNHVAGKTSYEDLLTVDGRLCGSFREAAKRLGLIEADNTLDDCLTEAEQWAMPCSLRRLFAKILVHCEPGDVRGLWDRHFEPMSDDYRRSHTCPIEVEQMVLLDIRGMLQSMGKDIADFSLPCIDDAFDPSEGEAREVIEESNVDFDINDTKLASSLNLEQRVAYDEILASVERGDGGVFFVDGPGGIGKTFLYRALLAKV
- the LOC109757344 gene encoding uncharacterized protein; the protein is MPGGRTAHSRFKIPLSCDDGASCTFTKQSGTAKLLRMASLILWDEATMTKRQAVEALDNSMSDIMGRQDRPFGGKTVVFGGDFRQVLPVVRRGSRGHIINATLRSSHLWKGMHQLRLVTNMRAHNDTWFADYLLRVGNGTEEVDDQGNIRLPEDICVPSRGKGDDLEKLIDHVFPRLDDNMSDPNYMTSRAILSTTNDNVDKINIRMVERFRGEEVIYHSFDSAEDDPYGYYAPDFLNGLTPNGLPPHALKLKLNCPVILLRNIDPANGLCNGTRLVVRGFERNAIDAEIVIGQHAGRRVFLPRIPLCPSDNDMFPFKFKRKQFPVRLSFAMTINKAQGQTIPIVGVYLPNPVFSHGQLYVALSRATAKRNIKILIEKEKEKENAKKQSGKPKKRKRPALSLQTSMKNIVYKEVLTG